A region from the Aliarcobacter thereius LMG 24486 genome encodes:
- a CDS encoding RelA/SpoT family protein, whose product MNQFFSNIQKINSIEEAIKELEKQIPISKKLEDIIQFVIKAHEDQFRKSGEPYCVHPILVATITASFSKDEDVIATALLHDVVEDTPYTLEFVEENWGKNVSNMVKGLTKVSDIREENFVTSKDSSDSKIVQAALTFRKMLIASVDDPRVLIVKLCDRLHNMLTLAVLPPHKQKRIAEETLVVYVPIANRLGISTLKNELEDLAFFYIYPDEYKKIDDFLKENEQAMQLGFNNFITITKELLEKNGFESENIKIYSRIKHHYSIYLKMQRKGITIEEVLDLFAIRILVKEDIDCYKALGHIHLEFKPLVSRFKDYVATPKENGYKTIHTTVFYNSKIYEIQIRTFDMHSIAEYGIAAHWAYKNGEKNTSSSSNTNLNWLKSLEFSNDNIEEFYKETKENLFSDEIIVYSPKGEVFILPIGSTAYDYAFAVHTNIGKRAVSCHINKVKKPLLTVLKSTDIIQIELSDEPIIRCSWIDMVKTSRAKKQLKFLCAQKQREIDNLSGKNIINTIFSRYYDDILEHYPVRALYKVTTNLSYMKNAKELVEKKVLKEKGIMGRFKILTSKIKEFKFDNMLVYSNFSINSLSFDHCCHPKFGDDIIAFRNNHSATIHHKMCDKAYLKIKQNEQMIFCQWEKNSVYKYKMLISIPNTKGELAKVMSYLSKSDFYILGVAFGRQKHSYIQYCDIEFETNISNTEDVKQIVEKNIKVIEFTSKKDAYNK is encoded by the coding sequence ATGAATCAGTTTTTTAGTAACATTCAAAAAATAAACTCTATTGAAGAAGCTATAAAAGAGCTTGAAAAACAAATACCAATATCTAAAAAACTAGAAGATATTATTCAATTTGTAATAAAAGCTCATGAAGACCAATTTAGAAAAAGTGGTGAGCCTTATTGTGTTCATCCTATTTTGGTTGCAACAATTACTGCTAGTTTTTCAAAAGATGAAGATGTTATAGCAACTGCTCTTCTACACGATGTTGTAGAAGACACTCCATATACTTTAGAATTTGTTGAAGAAAACTGGGGAAAAAATGTTTCTAATATGGTAAAAGGACTTACTAAAGTTTCTGATATTAGAGAAGAAAACTTTGTAACTTCAAAAGATTCAAGTGATTCAAAAATTGTACAAGCAGCTCTTACATTTAGAAAAATGCTAATTGCATCTGTTGATGATCCAAGAGTTTTAATAGTTAAACTTTGTGACAGGCTTCACAATATGCTAACTCTTGCAGTTTTACCTCCTCATAAACAAAAAAGAATAGCTGAAGAAACTTTAGTTGTTTATGTTCCAATAGCAAATAGATTAGGTATTTCAACACTTAAAAATGAGTTAGAAGATTTAGCATTTTTCTATATATATCCTGATGAATACAAAAAAATTGATGACTTTTTAAAAGAGAATGAACAAGCAATGCAACTTGGGTTTAATAACTTCATAACTATTACAAAAGAGCTTCTAGAAAAAAATGGTTTTGAAAGTGAAAATATAAAAATTTACTCAAGAATAAAACATCATTATTCAATATATTTAAAAATGCAAAGAAAAGGTATAACTATTGAAGAAGTTTTAGATCTTTTTGCTATTAGAATTTTAGTTAAAGAAGATATTGACTGCTATAAAGCCTTAGGACATATTCACTTAGAATTTAAACCTTTGGTTTCAAGATTCAAAGATTATGTAGCAACTCCAAAAGAGAATGGTTATAAAACAATTCATACAACAGTGTTTTATAATTCAAAAATTTATGAGATTCAAATTCGTACTTTTGATATGCATAGCATTGCTGAATATGGTATAGCAGCTCACTGGGCATATAAGAATGGAGAAAAAAACACTTCATCAAGTTCAAATACAAACTTGAACTGGCTTAAATCATTAGAGTTTTCAAATGATAATATAGAAGAATTTTATAAAGAGACAAAAGAAAATCTATTTAGTGATGAAATAATTGTTTACTCTCCAAAAGGAGAAGTTTTCATTCTTCCTATTGGTTCAACTGCTTATGATTATGCTTTTGCTGTTCATACAAATATAGGTAAAAGAGCTGTTTCTTGTCATATTAATAAGGTTAAAAAACCTCTTCTTACTGTTTTAAAAAGTACTGATATTATACAAATTGAACTAAGTGATGAACCTATTATTAGATGTTCTTGGATAGATATGGTAAAAACATCTAGGGCAAAAAAACAATTAAAATTTCTATGTGCACAAAAACAAAGAGAGATTGATAATTTAAGTGGTAAAAATATTATAAATACTATTTTCTCAAGATACTATGATGATATTTTAGAACATTATCCTGTAAGAGCATTATATAAAGTAACAACTAATCTTTCTTATATGAAAAATGCAAAAGAACTTGTTGAAAAAAAAGTATTAAAAGAGAAAGGAATAATGGGAAGATTTAAAATCTTAACAAGTAAAATAAAAGAGTTTAAATTTGACAATATGTTGGTATATTCAAATTTCAGTATAAATTCTTTATCTTTTGATCACTGTTGCCACCCAAAATTTGGTGATGATATCATTGCTTTTAGAAATAATCACTCAGCTACTATTCATCATAAAATGTGTGATAAAGCTTATTTAAAAATTAAACAAAATGAACAAATGATATTTTGTCAATGGGAAAAAAATAGTGTTTATAAATATAAAATGCTCATTAGTATTCCAAACACTAAAGGTGAACTAGCAAAAGTTATGTCATACCTATCAAAAAGTGATTTTTATATTTTAGGTGTAGCATTTGGAAGACAAAAACACTCTTATATTCAATATTGTGATATTGAATTTGAAACAAATATTTCAAATACAGAAGATGTAAAACAAATTGTTGAGAAAAATATAAAAGTAATAGAATTTACATCAAAAAAAGACGCATATAATAAATAA
- a CDS encoding DNA-directed RNA polymerase subunit omega, with translation MERLEERISKALKKVDNDRYILAIAVGQRADELSKGAKPLLTQNTQKMKYTDIAIDEIASGLLKIDGLVDKK, from the coding sequence ATGGAAAGATTAGAAGAGAGAATTTCAAAAGCTTTAAAAAAAGTTGATAATGATAGATATATTTTAGCAATTGCTGTTGGTCAAAGAGCAGATGAATTAAGTAAAGGTGCAAAACCACTTTTAACACAAAATACTCAAAAAATGAAATATACAGACATAGCGATTGACGAAATTGCAAGTGGTCTTTTAAAAATCGATGGTCTTGTAGATAAAAAATAG
- the pyrH gene encoding UMP kinase — MNKRVLVKFSGEALAGAEGYGIDTKILDYIAEEIKSLVENSIEVAIVIGGGNIIRGVTAAADGVIKRTSADYMGMLGTVINGVAMQEALEYKGLNARLQTAIKMEEIAEPFIVRKALRHFEKGRVVIFGAGTGNPYFTTDTGATLRATEIGACMLIKATKVNGVYDKDPMKYSDAKKLDILSYDRALEDQIKVMDDTAIALAKDNKLPIAVTNMNEKGNLLRIVQGDYSKCSIVK; from the coding sequence ATGAATAAAAGAGTTCTTGTAAAGTTTTCAGGTGAAGCACTAGCTGGAGCTGAAGGTTATGGAATAGATACTAAAATTTTAGATTATATAGCTGAAGAGATTAAATCTCTTGTAGAAAATAGTATTGAAGTTGCAATCGTAATTGGTGGTGGAAATATAATAAGAGGTGTTACTGCTGCTGCTGATGGTGTTATAAAAAGAACAAGTGCTGATTATATGGGAATGTTAGGAACTGTTATAAATGGTGTTGCCATGCAAGAAGCTTTAGAATACAAAGGTTTAAATGCAAGACTTCAAACTGCTATTAAGATGGAAGAGATAGCTGAACCTTTTATTGTAAGAAAAGCTTTAAGACATTTTGAAAAAGGAAGAGTTGTGATTTTTGGTGCTGGAACAGGTAATCCATATTTTACAACAGATACAGGAGCAACATTAAGAGCGACTGAAATTGGTGCTTGTATGCTAATTAAAGCAACAAAAGTAAATGGTGTTTATGATAAAGATCCAATGAAATACTCAGATGCAAAAAAACTAGATATTTTAAGCTATGATAGAGCTTTAGAAGATCAAATTAAAGTAATGGATGATACTGCTATTGCTTTAGCAAAAGACAATAAACTTCCAATTGCTGTTACAAATATGAATGAAAAAGGAAATCTTTTACGAATAGTTCAAGGTGACTATAGTAAATGTTCAATAGTAAAATAG